In one Nocardioides luteus genomic region, the following are encoded:
- a CDS encoding FAD-dependent monooxygenase: MSVPTYSGPPVAVIGNGPVGQTTALLLARWGIPVVLLDARVERDAIGSKAICQQRDVLDIWSAVGAGRIAEDGLTWTTARTFYRDQELFSWSFVDRGHSPLPAFVNVSQGHSEQVLDEQIATRPQIDVRWAHEVVAIDQDADGVTITCATAGGQTRVRAAYAVAAAGARGDEVRRMLGVSFEGQTFDDRFLICDIRADMPGWETERRFHFDPEWNPRRQVLIHPCPDSTFRIDWQVPAEFDLDAEAADGRLDARIRQIIGERPYEIVWKSVYRFHARSVDHMRVGRVLLAGDCAHLVAPFGARGLNSGVADAENAAWKLAFVLHGWAPDILLDSYDEERLSAAHENLEVTSDTMRFLVPQDELEWEARRSLLEEAVASPEARSRVDSGRFAEPFWYVDSPLTTSNPSRAFAGRPPRGEMPAVVPGVLVPDAPVSVHDRPDVVRLRQVVRDGLLALITEGIDAAETAIALKSATDAPSRVLRLADIDPEGTVADALGAQPGETWLIRPDGHVAAVLDSTTQDDLDTTVRRAVGAAS; encoded by the coding sequence ATGAGCGTTCCCACCTACTCCGGGCCCCCGGTGGCGGTCATCGGCAACGGTCCGGTCGGGCAGACGACGGCGCTGCTGCTGGCTCGATGGGGCATTCCGGTCGTCCTGCTCGACGCCCGCGTCGAGCGTGATGCCATCGGCTCGAAGGCGATCTGCCAGCAGCGTGACGTCCTCGACATCTGGTCGGCCGTCGGTGCCGGGCGGATCGCCGAGGACGGCCTGACCTGGACCACTGCCCGTACGTTCTACCGGGACCAGGAGCTCTTCAGCTGGTCCTTCGTGGATCGTGGCCACTCGCCCCTGCCGGCGTTCGTCAATGTCTCCCAGGGCCACTCGGAGCAGGTCCTGGACGAGCAGATCGCGACTCGTCCGCAGATCGACGTGCGTTGGGCCCATGAGGTCGTGGCGATCGATCAGGACGCAGACGGTGTGACCATCACCTGCGCCACGGCCGGCGGGCAGACCCGAGTCCGGGCAGCGTACGCCGTCGCTGCGGCCGGAGCCCGGGGCGACGAGGTCCGGCGCATGCTCGGGGTCAGCTTTGAGGGCCAGACCTTCGACGACCGTTTCCTGATCTGCGACATCCGTGCGGATATGCCGGGCTGGGAGACCGAGCGCCGGTTCCACTTCGACCCGGAGTGGAACCCGAGGCGACAGGTGCTGATCCACCCGTGCCCCGACTCCACCTTCCGTATCGACTGGCAGGTGCCCGCCGAGTTCGACCTGGACGCCGAGGCGGCCGACGGACGTCTCGACGCCCGGATCCGGCAGATCATCGGGGAGCGGCCCTACGAGATCGTGTGGAAGTCGGTCTATCGATTCCACGCGCGCAGCGTCGACCACATGCGTGTCGGCCGGGTGCTGCTGGCCGGGGACTGCGCACATCTGGTCGCTCCGTTCGGAGCCCGCGGCCTCAACTCCGGCGTCGCCGACGCCGAGAACGCAGCCTGGAAGCTCGCCTTCGTGCTGCACGGCTGGGCACCTGACATTCTCCTCGACAGCTACGACGAGGAGCGCCTCTCGGCGGCCCACGAGAATCTCGAGGTCACCAGCGACACCATGCGCTTCCTCGTCCCGCAGGACGAGCTCGAGTGGGAGGCCCGCCGAAGCCTGCTGGAGGAGGCTGTCGCCAGTCCCGAGGCACGCTCGCGCGTCGACAGCGGTCGTTTCGCCGAGCCGTTCTGGTACGTCGACTCCCCGCTGACCACGAGCAACCCGAGTCGAGCATTCGCCGGTCGACCGCCTCGCGGCGAGATGCCGGCCGTCGTCCCCGGCGTGCTCGTGCCGGACGCTCCGGTGAGCGTGCACGACCGCCCCGACGTGGTCCGGCTGCGCCAGGTCGTACGCGACGGCCTGCTCGCGCTCATCACCGAAGGCATCGACGCCGCCGAGACCGCCATCGCGCTCAAGTCGGCCACCGACGCGCCGTCTCGCGTGCTTCGGCTGGCCGACATCGACCCGGAGGGCACCGTGGCCGACGCACTCGGCGCCCAGCCGGGCGAGACCTGGCTGATCCGGCCCGACGGGCACGTCGCCGCCGTGCTCGACTCCACCACCCAGGACGACCTGGACACCACCGTGCGCCGCGCTGTCGGTGCGGCGTCCTGA
- a CDS encoding MBL fold metallo-hydrolase, with protein MAAKPFASSADLGEKTETLEVLADGVYALTAEGDPNVGAIEGEDFVVAFEARATPVAARDWLAQLREHTDKPVKYLVLSHYHAVRVLGASAFDAEVIVAHDNTRRLIEERGKEDWDSEFGRMPRLFRDPDSVPGLTWPDVTFSDSMTIDLGGDRGELVLQYCGRGHTAGDIVAWLPRQKVLFAGDLVEAEAALYTGDAFHTDWSTGTLDRVKAFQAEVLVGGRGMVPRGREAVDAAIEQTRDFLLVMREKVGEVHARGGSLKEAFEATHTALAPKFGAWPIFEHCLPFDVSRLWDEFNGVDWPQVWTADRDREVWNELQG; from the coding sequence ATGGCTGCCAAGCCGTTCGCCTCCTCCGCCGACCTCGGGGAGAAGACAGAGACGCTCGAGGTCCTCGCCGACGGCGTCTACGCGCTGACCGCCGAGGGCGATCCCAACGTTGGTGCCATCGAGGGGGAGGACTTCGTCGTCGCCTTCGAGGCCCGCGCCACTCCGGTCGCGGCACGCGACTGGCTCGCCCAGCTGAGGGAGCACACCGACAAGCCGGTGAAGTACCTGGTCCTCTCGCACTACCACGCGGTCCGGGTGCTCGGTGCGTCCGCCTTCGACGCCGAGGTGATCGTCGCCCACGACAACACCCGACGGCTCATCGAGGAGCGCGGCAAGGAGGACTGGGACAGCGAGTTCGGCCGGATGCCCCGGCTCTTCCGCGACCCCGACTCGGTGCCCGGCTTGACGTGGCCGGACGTCACGTTCAGCGACTCCATGACCATCGATCTCGGTGGTGACCGGGGCGAGCTCGTGCTGCAGTACTGCGGTCGCGGCCACACCGCCGGAGACATCGTCGCGTGGCTGCCACGGCAGAAGGTGCTTTTCGCCGGCGACCTGGTCGAGGCGGAGGCGGCGCTCTACACCGGCGACGCGTTCCACACGGACTGGTCCACCGGCACCCTCGACCGGGTCAAGGCGTTCCAGGCCGAGGTCCTCGTCGGCGGGCGTGGCATGGTGCCGCGTGGTCGTGAGGCCGTCGACGCGGCCATCGAGCAGACCCGCGACTTCCTTCTCGTCATGCGCGAGAAGGTCGGCGAGGTGCATGCCCGTGGCGGGAGCCTCAAGGAGGCCTTCGAGGCCACCCACACGGCGCTGGCGCCGAAGTTCGGCGCCTGGCCGATCTTCGAGCACTGCCTGCCCTTCGACGTCTCCCGTCTGTGGGACGAGTTCAACGGCGTCGACTGGCCGCAGGTCTGGACCGCCGACCGCGACCGTGAGGTCTGGAACGAGCTGCAGGGATGA
- a CDS encoding LysR substrate-binding domain-containing protein: MNSLRFSLRQLEYFVAIAEAGTLSGAAEDLRVSQSGLSQSLTDLERALGAQLAVRRKAHGVALTPTGTQVLRHARDLLRHGEDLANIAAGGDSLRGVLHLGCYVTLAPTTLPPLLESFGDLHPGLRIDFAEGTQDVLQRRLLAGELDLAVLYDMEVQPEMARTVISRARPYVLLADGHRLANEPTVSLVDLAAEPMVLLDAPPSSHNTLAIFDRLGITPEVRYRPKTFELTRALVGRAMGYALLVQRPANNRTYEGKKVTIKEISEDVGDFRILLAWSKATRLNQRAQAFVTFCQNRYRRSSAP, encoded by the coding sequence ATGAATTCGTTGCGCTTCTCCCTGCGCCAGCTCGAGTACTTCGTAGCCATCGCAGAGGCCGGGACCCTGAGCGGTGCGGCGGAGGACCTGCGTGTCTCGCAGTCTGGTCTCTCTCAGTCGCTCACCGACCTCGAACGCGCGCTCGGTGCCCAGCTCGCCGTACGTCGCAAGGCTCATGGAGTGGCGTTGACACCAACCGGCACCCAGGTGCTTCGACATGCTCGGGACCTCCTCCGACATGGCGAGGACCTGGCGAACATCGCTGCAGGAGGTGACTCGCTCCGCGGCGTGCTGCACCTCGGCTGCTATGTGACCCTCGCCCCGACGACGCTGCCACCGCTGCTCGAGAGCTTCGGTGACCTCCATCCAGGCCTCCGGATCGACTTCGCGGAGGGCACCCAGGACGTGCTGCAGCGCAGGCTTTTGGCGGGGGAGCTGGATCTTGCCGTCCTCTACGACATGGAGGTTCAGCCAGAGATGGCGCGTACCGTGATTTCACGCGCCCGCCCCTACGTGCTCCTAGCGGATGGCCACCGCCTGGCGAACGAGCCGACAGTCTCCCTCGTCGATCTGGCCGCCGAGCCGATGGTGCTCCTGGATGCTCCCCCGAGCTCACACAACACACTGGCCATCTTCGACCGACTCGGGATCACTCCAGAGGTGCGCTACCGGCCGAAGACCTTCGAGCTGACGCGAGCGCTGGTGGGCCGGGCAATGGGTTATGCCCTCTTGGTCCAGCGCCCCGCGAACAACCGCACCTATGAGGGCAAGAAGGTGACGATCAAGGAGATCTCCGAAGACGTCGGAGACTTCCGGATACTGCTCGCCTGGTCAAAGGCAACGCGCCTCAACCAGCGAGCGCAGGCGTTCGTCACCTTCTGCCAGAACCGGTATCGACGCAGTTCGGCGCCCTGA
- a CDS encoding TetR/AcrR family transcriptional regulator, translating into MSADIAAGQRGSRPPYGSGREALLEAAITVVARRGLRYLTYRAVAAEAGVTHGLVAHHFGSRDALLLAALRHSVERSIDITELRTPSSDPEDFVQGLADMVERAPDLHAFQYEVLLEARRSPEVREHAAELYASYRSAAREGLAQLGIADGPLADLVFAALDGLVFQQITVGPVAVTEAAVDALRRLLAAVRDDSPVPASSRAR; encoded by the coding sequence ATGAGCGCCGACATCGCCGCTGGTCAACGAGGTAGCCGCCCCCCATACGGCTCGGGACGTGAGGCGCTGCTCGAGGCAGCGATCACGGTGGTCGCACGCCGGGGACTGCGGTACCTGACCTACCGCGCCGTCGCCGCGGAGGCCGGGGTGACGCATGGTCTGGTGGCACACCACTTCGGGTCGCGTGACGCGCTGCTGCTCGCCGCACTCCGTCACAGCGTGGAACGCTCCATCGACATCACCGAGTTGCGGACCCCGAGCAGTGACCCCGAAGACTTCGTGCAGGGCCTCGCCGACATGGTCGAACGCGCCCCCGACCTCCATGCGTTTCAGTACGAGGTGTTGCTGGAGGCGCGCCGGAGCCCGGAGGTGCGCGAGCATGCTGCGGAGTTGTACGCGTCGTACCGTTCCGCGGCTCGTGAGGGGCTGGCACAACTCGGTATCGCAGACGGGCCCTTGGCCGACTTGGTCTTCGCCGCTCTCGACGGCCTTGTCTTCCAGCAGATCACCGTGGGACCTGTTGCGGTCACGGAGGCCGCCGTCGACGCCCTGCGGCGGTTGCTCGCTGCGGTCAGGGACGACTCGCCAGTCCCGGCCTCGTCCAGGGCACGCTGA
- a CDS encoding MoaF C-terminal domain-containing protein: protein MTMQTSPSFSWNKDDWTPLTEMADGFDEYRPPLSEALTGRRIELDCVFVDLEQPSYTLTHEFGPDDLSWSVTTDDGIESGRAPYELFEMQPGLFFLHYRRIEADHPVAVTLALDLTAGQVTGAIGELGLGPEPHLAQQTWFQGQVVDSGATAAGAHARTDDLIGRRVRYAYSSDDVYDHIYLNGQLFTWLCVSGAEEGLGDTDRCFHWKLREQTYLFSWLEKNIGVEGMVLVDLAALRTVGIQFGLDQQTGDLVDITMGAYAMPLGHTPGVERALPGPSSL, encoded by the coding sequence ATGACCATGCAGACCTCTCCCTCGTTCAGCTGGAACAAGGACGACTGGACACCGCTGACCGAGATGGCTGACGGGTTCGACGAGTACCGTCCCCCACTGAGCGAGGCACTCACCGGCCGGCGGATCGAGCTCGACTGCGTCTTCGTCGATCTCGAGCAGCCTTCGTACACCTTGACCCACGAGTTCGGTCCCGACGATCTGTCGTGGTCCGTCACCACGGACGACGGCATCGAGAGCGGCCGCGCCCCGTATGAGCTGTTCGAGATGCAGCCGGGTCTCTTCTTCCTCCACTACCGTCGCATCGAGGCTGACCACCCGGTGGCGGTAACCCTGGCTCTCGATCTGACCGCCGGGCAGGTCACCGGTGCCATCGGCGAGCTCGGGCTGGGCCCCGAACCGCATCTCGCACAGCAAACCTGGTTCCAGGGCCAGGTCGTCGACTCCGGTGCAACGGCCGCTGGAGCCCACGCCCGCACCGACGACCTCATCGGCCGCCGCGTGCGCTATGCCTACAGCAGCGACGACGTGTACGACCACATCTACCTGAACGGACAACTGTTCACCTGGTTGTGCGTCAGCGGCGCGGAGGAAGGTCTCGGGGACACCGACCGCTGCTTCCATTGGAAGCTGCGCGAGCAGACCTACCTGTTCTCGTGGCTGGAGAAGAACATCGGCGTGGAGGGCATGGTCCTCGTTGATCTCGCCGCACTCCGCACGGTCGGCATTCAGTTCGGTCTCGACCAGCAAACGGGCGACCTGGTCGACATCACCATGGGAGCCTACGCGATGCCTCTGGGTCATACCCCAGGCGTGGAGCGCGCCCTCCCAGGCCCCAGCAGCCTCTGA
- a CDS encoding AraC-like ligand-binding domain-containing protein, with the protein MTTMLDTERLDQTDRFEAYRETVSKTFVPLTPQTRIPTDGFACRLDSHEVGSVQISTIRATPHAVVRTPAAARRGDEAYFKLGLQMAGHARLDQDGRQADLGPGDLAIYDTTRPYRLEFLSDYRIMVVMFPQSLLRIPRCRVEEMTARAVSGRTGLGALLSPVLAGLETDVDTGATVAAHLSDAVIDLVAACFAGDDLVGPPGARRDQLMTAIIAHIEANLPDPTLDVASIAAAHHISTSYLQKLFAGRSISVAAFIRERRLEQCRRDLANPANALRSAASIAARWGFQDPSHFSRLFRRTFGMTPGECRVTPRP; encoded by the coding sequence ATGACGACGATGCTCGACACCGAACGGCTCGATCAGACCGACCGGTTCGAGGCCTACCGAGAGACGGTGTCGAAGACGTTCGTCCCGCTTACGCCGCAGACACGCATCCCCACCGACGGTTTCGCCTGTCGCCTGGACAGCCACGAGGTCGGAAGCGTCCAGATCAGCACCATTCGCGCTACCCCTCATGCTGTGGTGAGAACGCCCGCTGCGGCACGCCGCGGCGACGAGGCATACTTCAAGCTGGGCCTCCAGATGGCCGGCCATGCGCGACTCGACCAAGATGGGCGGCAGGCCGATCTCGGGCCCGGCGACCTGGCGATCTACGACACCACCCGGCCCTACCGTCTCGAGTTCCTGAGCGACTACAGGATCATGGTGGTGATGTTCCCGCAGTCGCTCCTGCGGATCCCGCGCTGCCGTGTCGAGGAGATGACAGCCCGTGCCGTGTCGGGCCGGACCGGGCTCGGCGCGCTGCTCTCCCCAGTGCTCGCCGGCCTCGAGACGGACGTCGACACCGGAGCGACCGTGGCCGCCCATCTCAGCGACGCCGTCATCGACCTCGTCGCCGCCTGCTTCGCAGGCGACGACCTTGTCGGACCGCCCGGTGCTCGCCGCGACCAGCTGATGACCGCGATCATCGCTCACATCGAGGCGAACCTTCCCGACCCGACACTCGACGTTGCGTCGATAGCCGCCGCCCACCACATCTCGACGAGCTACCTGCAAAAGCTCTTCGCGGGCCGGTCGATCAGCGTCGCTGCGTTCATCCGCGAACGCCGTCTCGAGCAATGCCGTCGCGACCTGGCGAACCCCGCGAACGCTCTCCGATCAGCCGCGTCGATCGCTGCGCGATGGGGATTTCAGGACCCATCCCACTTCTCCCGTCTGTTCCGGAGAACGTTCGGCATGACGCCCGGCGAGTGCCGCGTCACCCCGCGTCCCTGA
- a CDS encoding aldehyde dehydrogenase family protein: MDALTPLTYKTLLSKVTETTGRPMHDPATGDLIGHAPVRSISDVDNAVRRARAAQPGWAARSDDERVQTLLHAADAVEASTEALAELLCREQGKPLNGPNARFEVGACAAWLRATAGTPLPGGTVFEDDEIHAELHYRPVGVVGAIGPWNWPMMITTWQVAPSLRMGNTVVVKPSEYTPLSVLALGEVLNSALPDDVLTVVPGEGDLGAHLTTHPDVDKLMFTGSTGTGKAIARDSASTLKRLTLELGGNDAGIVLPDVDPSKIAEGLFWGAFINTGQTCAALKRLYVHTDVYDQVCAALVEFARQMPMGPGLDEQNVLGPLQNKAQYDIVAGLVDAAIASGAKVLLGGDPANDGGGLFYPTTLVADIDNDNPLVAQEQFGPALPIVRYSDLDEAVAMANGLDVGLGASVWSADPAAARSVAARLEAGTVWINSHGGVHPMIPFGGIKGSGYGLEFGSEGLKSVSVPQVING, translated from the coding sequence ATGGACGCGCTGACCCCCCTGACCTACAAGACGCTCCTGAGCAAGGTGACCGAGACCACCGGTCGACCGATGCACGACCCTGCGACCGGCGACCTCATCGGCCATGCTCCGGTCCGCTCGATCTCGGACGTCGACAACGCTGTACGGCGGGCGCGAGCTGCTCAACCTGGTTGGGCTGCCCGGTCGGACGACGAACGGGTCCAGACCCTGCTCCACGCCGCCGACGCGGTCGAGGCCTCTACGGAGGCACTCGCCGAGCTGCTGTGCCGCGAGCAGGGCAAGCCGCTCAACGGGCCCAACGCCCGATTCGAGGTCGGTGCGTGCGCCGCCTGGCTCCGAGCAACCGCCGGGACACCCCTGCCCGGCGGAACCGTGTTCGAGGACGACGAGATCCACGCCGAGTTGCACTACCGCCCCGTGGGCGTGGTCGGGGCAATCGGCCCATGGAACTGGCCGATGATGATCACGACCTGGCAGGTCGCCCCGTCCCTGAGGATGGGCAACACCGTCGTGGTCAAGCCTTCCGAATACACGCCGCTGAGCGTGCTGGCCCTCGGCGAGGTGCTCAACAGCGCCCTCCCGGACGACGTTCTCACCGTCGTCCCGGGCGAAGGCGATCTCGGCGCACACCTCACCACCCACCCCGACGTCGACAAGCTGATGTTCACCGGCTCGACGGGCACGGGAAAGGCCATCGCCCGTGACTCGGCGAGCACTCTCAAGCGCCTGACCCTCGAACTCGGCGGCAACGACGCCGGTATCGTGCTGCCTGACGTCGACCCCTCGAAGATCGCCGAAGGCCTGTTCTGGGGCGCCTTCATCAACACCGGCCAGACCTGCGCCGCACTCAAACGGCTCTACGTCCACACCGACGTTTACGACCAGGTGTGCGCCGCCCTCGTCGAGTTTGCCCGACAGATGCCGATGGGGCCCGGCCTGGACGAGCAGAACGTACTCGGGCCGCTCCAGAACAAGGCGCAGTACGACATCGTGGCCGGTCTCGTGGATGCTGCCATCGCCTCCGGGGCCAAGGTTCTGCTCGGCGGCGATCCCGCGAACGACGGCGGCGGACTCTTCTACCCGACCACGCTCGTAGCCGACATCGACAACGACAACCCGCTGGTGGCCCAAGAGCAGTTCGGGCCGGCTCTCCCGATCGTCCGGTACAGCGACCTCGACGAAGCCGTGGCCATGGCGAACGGCCTCGACGTCGGTCTCGGTGCCTCCGTGTGGAGCGCGGACCCCGCTGCCGCGCGCTCCGTTGCCGCGCGGCTGGAGGCCGGCACCGTCTGGATCAACTCGCACGGCGGCGTCCATCCGATGATCCCGTTCGGCGGGATCAAAGGCTCCGGCTACGGCCTCGAGTTCGGGTCGGAAGGCCTCAAATCCGTCTCGGTCCCGCAGGTCATCAACGGCTGA
- a CDS encoding APC family permease, translating to MGSDIPNNNAMAAEHHHRPLIDDKAVEPRLARDKLGVLAIAFFVIAAAAPMAAVVGASPVIFASVGPAAPIVYALAAGMIALFAVGYLRMSRHITNAGGFVAYISKGLGTNWASAGAGLAILCYVTLQIGLWSQYGVFAQSLLKDIANIDLPPVLWILITLAVVTALVTRGIDASLVVLGVLIAGETLVVAFLLVSLVAQRGFGVFSVQGFTADNLFSPGLGVALLFGLLCFTSFEATVVFSEEARDPRRTIPRALYVVLLFVGTFYGLSTWVIGGAIGPDKIQAAAAADPAGVIFGLAETSTGHWLSVAMQILVVTSFIAMLLGLANMFARYLFALGRAGAMPKKLAQVSRFGTPATAAVINCLIVGASLAAALFMGADPILNLFAPFSALGTAAFMAILFVTSVSIVVFFTRNKHEHSRLVTIAAPVASIVVFGYVGYLTWDNYSLLSGPSTTGRWLLLLVPACLVAGYVLGRLKPTINYDAQQF from the coding sequence ATGGGCAGTGACATCCCGAACAACAACGCGATGGCGGCGGAGCACCACCATCGACCACTCATCGACGACAAGGCAGTCGAACCGAGACTGGCACGCGACAAGCTCGGCGTCTTGGCGATCGCGTTCTTTGTGATCGCCGCTGCTGCCCCCATGGCTGCCGTGGTTGGCGCATCGCCGGTCATCTTCGCATCCGTCGGCCCCGCCGCACCGATCGTCTATGCCCTTGCCGCCGGCATGATCGCATTGTTCGCAGTGGGATACCTGCGCATGAGCCGGCACATCACCAACGCCGGTGGATTCGTCGCCTATATCTCCAAGGGGCTCGGCACCAACTGGGCGAGCGCCGGAGCCGGCCTGGCGATTCTGTGCTATGTGACGCTCCAGATCGGGCTGTGGTCCCAGTACGGTGTCTTCGCGCAGTCGTTGCTCAAGGACATCGCAAATATCGACCTGCCGCCTGTGCTCTGGATCCTCATCACGCTCGCGGTGGTCACCGCCCTGGTGACGCGCGGGATCGACGCGAGCCTGGTGGTGCTGGGTGTCCTGATCGCCGGGGAGACACTCGTGGTTGCCTTTCTCCTCGTCTCGCTGGTGGCACAAAGAGGCTTCGGCGTGTTCTCTGTGCAGGGCTTCACGGCCGACAACCTCTTCAGCCCCGGGCTGGGCGTCGCATTGCTCTTTGGCCTGCTGTGCTTCACCTCGTTCGAAGCGACCGTGGTCTTCTCCGAAGAAGCGCGTGACCCGCGTCGCACGATTCCACGAGCCCTCTACGTGGTCCTCTTGTTCGTCGGCACGTTCTACGGACTCTCGACCTGGGTGATCGGCGGCGCGATAGGGCCTGACAAGATCCAAGCGGCTGCGGCCGCCGACCCCGCCGGCGTCATCTTCGGTCTTGCCGAGACCAGCACCGGACACTGGCTGAGCGTCGCCATGCAGATCCTGGTTGTCACGAGTTTCATCGCCATGCTCCTCGGCTTGGCGAACATGTTCGCCCGCTACCTCTTCGCGCTCGGACGAGCCGGAGCCATGCCGAAGAAGCTCGCGCAGGTCTCCCGATTCGGCACCCCTGCGACCGCAGCGGTGATCAACTGCCTGATCGTGGGCGCCTCCCTCGCCGCGGCTCTCTTCATGGGCGCCGACCCCATCCTGAATCTGTTCGCACCGTTCAGCGCCCTCGGCACGGCGGCGTTCATGGCGATCCTGTTCGTGACCTCGGTCTCCATCGTGGTCTTCTTCACGCGGAACAAGCACGAGCACAGCCGGTTGGTCACGATCGCCGCTCCGGTCGCCTCGATCGTCGTCTTCGGATACGTCGGCTACCTGACGTGGGACAACTACTCACTATTGAGCGGACCGAGCACGACGGGTCGCTGGCTCCTCCTGCTCGTGCCCGCGTGTCTCGTGGCCGGGTACGTACTCGGGCGCCTCAAGCCAACGATCAACTACGACGCACAGCAGTTCTGA
- a CDS encoding enoyl-CoA hydratase/isomerase family protein: MNEPGVELSIDGAVATVLLDRPDVRNAQHPAMWAAIAGFLESLPDEVRVVVVRGAGGTFSAGLDLSLVDPGQTEVEGSLVATLARSDQEVVDLIGEYQRPFVALADPRFISIAVVDGYAIGAGFQMALACDLRIMAEDAWVCMKEPALGLVPDLAGTKPLVEAVGYSRALEICATARKVGAHEAERIGLAQSVVPAVELDATLTELVAALLAHDATAVRRTHELLAAAPGRSLDEQRLAERTAQVGRLRAILRR, from the coding sequence ATGAATGAGCCGGGTGTCGAGCTGAGCATCGACGGCGCTGTGGCGACCGTGCTGCTGGATCGTCCTGACGTACGCAACGCGCAGCATCCGGCGATGTGGGCGGCGATCGCGGGGTTCCTCGAGTCGCTTCCGGACGAGGTCCGGGTCGTGGTGGTGCGTGGGGCCGGTGGCACCTTCTCGGCGGGGCTGGATCTGTCGCTGGTCGACCCGGGGCAGACCGAGGTGGAGGGCAGCCTGGTCGCGACGCTGGCGCGCAGCGACCAGGAGGTCGTCGACCTGATCGGGGAGTACCAGCGGCCGTTCGTGGCGTTGGCCGACCCGCGGTTCATCTCGATCGCGGTCGTCGACGGGTACGCGATCGGGGCGGGCTTCCAGATGGCGCTGGCGTGCGACCTGCGGATCATGGCCGAGGACGCCTGGGTCTGCATGAAGGAGCCGGCGCTGGGGCTGGTTCCCGATCTGGCCGGGACCAAGCCGTTGGTCGAGGCGGTGGGCTACTCGCGGGCCCTGGAGATCTGTGCGACCGCGCGCAAGGTGGGCGCGCACGAGGCCGAGCGGATCGGGCTGGCGCAGAGCGTGGTGCCGGCGGTCGAGCTGGACGCCACCCTCACCGAGCTGGTGGCAGCCCTCCTCGCCCATGACGCGACGGCGGTGCGGCGTACGCACGAGCTGCTGGCGGCCGCGCCCGGCCGGAGCCTCGACGAGCAGCGCCTCGCCGAGCGCACCGCACAGGTGGGCCGGCTCCGCGCGATATTGCGGCGCTGA